The Brassica oleracea var. oleracea cultivar TO1000 chromosome C6, BOL, whole genome shotgun sequence genome includes a region encoding these proteins:
- the LOC106300121 gene encoding ATP-dependent RNA helicase DHX36, whose translation MPYYSAIFRGHIKPNAVVVGAASMFIQHSSLHLFRSPNLLFSRPSSLVRSLHSQRSRVLSAKAGRSSLEWRVSNLPYFQKQGYGRIAYNDYESSDESDRDVVGSSQSQQMAGSTLDNIDQWRFKLTMLLRNGEDQEVVSRERKDRRDFDHISAMATRMGLYSRQYSKIIVISKSPLPNYRPDLDDKRPQREVVLPFGLQSEVDAHLHAFLDQKKMLIPEMSRPSSSDSLATGYGNYEKPETVMQNSLARERILRPRSLQLRSKQQQWVDSPEGQKMVEFRKTLPAYKEKEALLRAISANQVIVVSGETGCGKTTQLPQYILESEIEAARGAACSIICTQPRRISAISVSERVAAERGEQIGESVGYKVRLEGMRGRDTRLLFCTTGVLLRRLLIDRSLKGVTHVVVDEIHERGMNEDFLLIVLKDLLPRRPDLKLILMSATLNAELFSSYFGGAPAMHIPGFTYPVRAHFLEDFLETTGYRLTSYNQIDDYGEEKTWKMQKQAQFTKRKSQISSAVEGALEAADFKGYQFRTRDSLSCWSPDSMGFNLIENVLCHIVKGERPGAVLVFMTGWDDINSLKKQLEAHHLLGDPNKVLLLACHGSMASSEQRLIFDRPPEGVRKVVLATNMAETSITINDVVFVVDCGKAKETSYDALNNTPCLLPSWISKAAARQRRGRAGRVMPGECYHLYPRCVYDAFADYQQPELLRTPLQSLCLQIKSLGLGSISEFLSRALQPPEALSVQNAVEYLKLIGALDDNENLTALGKNLSMLPVEPKLGKMLILGAIFNCLDPIMTVVAGLSVRDPFLMPFDKKDLAESARSKFSGRDCSDHLTLIRAYSGWKDAERTRSGNEYCWQNFLSAQTLKAMDSMRKQFFFLLKEASLIDNVESCSKLSYDEHLVRAIICAGLFPGVCSVVNKEKSITLKTMEDGQVLLYTSSVNGNVQRIPFPWLVFNEKIKVNSVFLRDSTAVSDSVLLLFGDKVSSGGFDGHLKMLGGYLEFFMKPSLAYTYLSLKRELDELIQNKLVNPKLDIQLYDKLMTAIRLLVSEDQCEGRFVFGRKALSPTTTKKLKVVGTQLPNSGGENDKNHLQTVLARAGHGTPVYKTRQLKNNQFRAMVTFNGLDFMGKPCSSKKNAEKDAAHEALLWLQGESKSSLNDLNHMSTLLKKDKSKKSARAPARWN comes from the exons ATGCCTTACTACTCTGCAATTTTCCGAGGACATATCAAACCTAACGCCGTCGTCGTCGGTGCTGCCTCCATGTTTATCCAACATAGCTCCCTCCACCTCTTTCGGAGCCCTAACTTGCTGTTCAGCAGACCATCGTCTCTAGTTAGGTCTCTTCATTCTCAGAGGTCGAGGGTCTTGTCCGCCAAAGCAGGTCGTTCTTCGCTGGAGTGGAGAGTATCTAACTTACCCTACTTTCAAAAGCAAGGGTATGGAAGAATCGCTTACAACGACTACGAGTCAAGCGATGAGTCAGACCGTGACGTCGTCGGCTCTTCTCAGTCTCAGCAAATG GCGGGTTCGACTCTTGATAACATCGACCAATGGAGATTCAAACTTACTATGCTTCTACGGAACGGAGAAGACCAAGAAGTTGTGTCCAGGGAGAGGAAAGATCGGCGTGATTTTGATCACATCTCTGCAATGGCAACTAGAATGGGATTATACAG CCGTCAGTACTCGAAGATCATTGTCATTAGCAAATCTCCCTTGCCGAACTATAGACCTGATCTTGATGATAAGCGCCCTCAGAGAGAG GTGGTTTTGCCTTTTGGCCTACAAAGTGAGGTAGATGCCCATCTACATGCTTTCCTGGATCAGAAGAAAATGTTGATTCCAGAGATGTCCAGGCCTAGTAGTAGTGACAGCTTAGCAACCGGTTATGGAAACTACGAGAAACCAGAGACGGTGATGCAGAATAGTCTTGCCAGGGAAAGAATACTCCGTCCCAGAAGTCTGCAACTTAGGAGCAAGCAACAGCAGTGGGTG GATTCTCCGGAAGGCCAGAAAATGGTAGAGTTCCGCAAAACACTTCCTGCATACAAAGAGAAAGAAGCACTATTAAGAGCTATTTCAGCAAACCAG GTCATAGTGGTTTCTGGAGAAACTGGCTGTGGTAAAACAACGCAGCTTCCTCAGTACATATTAGAATCTGAGATCGAGGCTGCCCGTGGAGCTGCTTGCAGCATCATATGCACACAGCCTAGAAGAATATCTGCTATTTCTGTTTCTGAACGAGTTGCTGCAGAACGTGGAGAACAAATAGGAGAATCC GTTGGCTACAAAGTGAGGCTTGAAGGGATGAGGGGGAGAGACACACGTCTTCTCTTTTGTACAACTGGTGTTTTGCTTAGAAGACTACTTATAGATCGTAGCTTGAAAGGTGTGACTCATGTCGTAGTTGATGAAATTCATGAACGTGGGATGAATGAAG ATTTTCTGCTTATTGTCTTGAAAGATCTCCTTCCTCGTCGACCTGACCTGAAGTTGATTTTGATGAGTGCCACTTTGAACGCTGAGCTCTTTTCTTCTTATTTTGGTGGTGCACCAGCCATGCATATCCCA GGGTTTACATATCCTGTCCGAGCCCATTTCTTGGAGGATTTTCTTGAGACTACTGGGTACAGGTTGACATCATATAATCAAATTGATGATTATGGCGAGGAAAAGACATGGAAGATGCAAAAACAAGCTCAATTCACAAAAAGGAAATCCCAGATATCCTCTGCTGTTGAG GGTGCTCTTGAAGCTGCAGACTTCAAAGGATACCAGTTTCGTACTAGAGACTCTTTGTCATGCTGGAGCCCTGATTCGATGGGCTTTAACCTTATTGAGAATGTGCTTTGTCACATCGTCAAAGGAGAGAGACCGGGTGCTGTTTTGGTATTCATGACTGGTTGGGATGATATTAACTCCTTGAAGAAACAGCTCGAAGCTCATCATCTTCTGGGAGACCCCAACAAAGTTTTGCTTCTTGCCTGTCACGGATCCATGGCCAGCTCTGAACAG AGGCTGATTTTTGATAGACCTCCAGAAGGAGTTAGGAAAGTAGTGCTGGCCACCAACATGGCCGAGACAAGTATCACCATCAATGACGTTGTATTTGTGGTTGATTGTGGAAAAGCAAAAGAGACGTCTTATGATGCGCTTAACAACACCCCTTGTCTGCTTCCATCTTGGATCTCGAAGGCAGCTGCTCGCCAA AGAAGAGGAAGAGCAGGTCGTGTAATGCCTGGAGAGTGTTATCACCTTTATCCTAGATGCGTCTATGATGCTTTTGCTGACTACCAGCAGCCAGAACTCCTGAGGACTCCGTTACAGTCTCTGTGTCTACAAATCAAAAGCTTAGGACTTGGAAGCATTTCAGAGTTCCTTTCCAGGGCACTGCAACCTCCTGAAGCTTTATCA GTCCAGAATGCTGTTGAGTATCTAAAACTTATTGGTGCTCTTGATGACAACGAAAATTTAACAGCTTTAG GGAAAAATCTGTCGATGCTTCCTGTGGAGCCTAAACTTGGGAAAATGCTTATTTTAGGAGCTATCTTCAATTGTCTAGATCCAATAATGACAGTTGTTGCTGGTCTTAGTGTCAGAGACCCATTCCTGATGCCATTTGACAAAAAGGAT CTAGCAGAGTCGGCAAGGTCCAAGTTCTCTGGCCGTGATTGCAGTGATCATTTGACACTGATTCGAGCATACAGTGGTTGGAAAGATGCTGAAAGAACACGTTCTGGTAACGAGTATTGCTGGCAGAACTTTCTATCTGCCCAAACTCTAAAGGCCATGGACTCTATGCGGAAACAATTCTTCTTTCTCCTGAAGGAGGCTTCTCTTATTGATAACGTTGAAAGTTGCAGTAAGCTGAGCTATGATGAACATCTTGTCCGCGCCATCATCTGTGCTGGCCTGTTCCCGGGAGTTTGCTCTGTTGTT AATAAGGAAAAGTCAATTACGCTCAAGACAATGGAGGATGGGCAAGTGCTTCTATACACG AGTTCTGTGAATGGCAATGTACAAAGGATTCCTTTCCCTTGGCTAGTCTTCAACGAAAAAATCAAAGTCAATTCTGTGTTTCTTCGAGACTCCACTGCTGTCTCTGACTCGGTGCTTCTTTTGTTTGGGGATAAAGTATCTTCCGGTGGATTT GATGGTCATCTCAAAATGCTGGGAGGATATCTAGAGTTTTTCATGAAACCCTCTTTAGCATATACATACCTTTCTTTAAAAAGAGAGCTCGACGAGCTTATTCAGAATAAG CTTGTGAATCCAAAGCTTGATATTCAACTGTACGACAAACTCATGACTGCCATTAGATTACTTGTGTCTGAAGACCAATGTGAGGGCAGGTTCGTCTTTGGCCGGAAAGCTCTGAGCCCTACAACGACGAAGAAGTTGAAAGTAGTAGGGACTCAGCTGCCCAACAGCGGCGGGGAAAACGATAAGAACCACCTTCAGACAGTGCTTGCCCGAGCAGGACATGGAACACCAGTGTACAAGACAAGGCAGCTGAAGAACAACCAGTTTCGGGCCATGGTTACTTTCAATGGATTGGATTTCATGGGAAAGCCATGTAGTAGTAAGAAAAACGCAGAGAAGGATGCAGCTCACGAGGCGTTGCTGTGGTTACAAGGCGAGTCTAAGTCGAGTTTGAATGATCTTAACCACATGTCGACGCTCTTAAAGAAGGACAAGAGTAAAAAATCCGCAAGGGCACCTGCTAGATGGAATTAA
- the LOC106300124 gene encoding WAT1-related protein At3g18200-like: MGKAVVSEKMKLLVALITLQFCFAGFHIVSRVALNIGVSKVVYPVYRNILALLLIGPFAYFLEKKERPPLRFSLLVQFFLLALIGITANQGFYLLGLTYASPTFASAVQNSVPAITFIMACTLRIEHINLVRRHGVAKVLGTIVSIGGATTITLYRGFPLLRRSLTAQETHHSHDEIESINKSQNWTLGCLYLMGHCLSWAAWMVLQAPVLKKYPAKLTLTSFTCFFGLIQFLVIALFVETDPSNWIIGSWEELFTILYAGIVASGLVVYLQTWCIYKGGPVFVAVFQPLQTLLVAAMAFVVLGDQLYSGSIVGSVFIMLGLYLVLWGKTEEKRQLNEASSQEEDHESLTKNLLGDETKEAQDSESPV, encoded by the exons ATGGGAAAAGCAGTAGTATCTGAGAAGATGAAGCTTCTTGTAGCTTTGATAACTTTACAATTCTGTTTCGCAGGTTTCCACATTGTCTCAAGAGTTGCACTTAACATTGGTGTTAGTAAAGTGGTCTATCCTGTTTACAGAAACATTCTTGCTCTTCTTCTCATTGGTCCTTTCGCTTACTTTTTGGAGAA GAAGGAAAGGCCTCCTCTCAGATTCTCTTTACTTGTTCAGTTCTTTCTCTTAGCACTGATAGG AATCACAGCAAATCAAGGATTCTACCTCTTAGGACTGACATATGCATCTCCAACGTTTGCTTCAGCAGTGCAGAACTCTGTTCCTGCAATCACTTTCATCATGGCTTGTACCCTAAG GATCGAGCACATAAACCTTGTTCGAAGACACGGTGTAGCCAAAGTGTTGGGGACTATAGTGAGCATAGGCGGAGCAACAACCATCACATTGTACAGAGGATTCCCACTTCTTCGCAGAAGTCTTACGGCGCAAGAAACCCACCACTCTCATGACGAGATTGAATCCATTAACAAGTCTCAGAACTGGACACTTGGATGCTTATACCTTATGGGACACTGCTTGTCATGGGCTGCTTGGATGGTTCTTCAAGCTCCTGTCCTAAAGAAGTACCCAGCGAAGCTCACTTTAACATCATTCACATGTTTCTTTGGTCTGATTCAGTTTCTGGTCATTGCTCTGTTTGTTGAGACTGATCCCAGCAATTGGATCATTGGCTCATGGGAAGAGCTCTTCACCATCCTATACGCG GGAATAGTGGCGTCTGGTCTGGTGGTTTATCTTCAAACATGGTGTATTTACAAAGGCGGTCCTGTCTTTGTTGCTGTCTTTCAACCACTCCAGACACTTCTAGTAGCTGCAATGGCATTTGTTGTCCTCGGTGATCAACTTTACTCTGGAAG CATTGTTGGCTCAGTGTTCATAATGTTGGGGCTGTACTTAGTCCTTTGGGGTAAAACAGAGGAGAAAAGACAGTTGAATGAAGCGTCAAGTCAAGAAGAAGATCATGAGTCACTCACCAAAAACCTTCTTGGAGATGAAACTAAAGAAGCTCAGGATTCTGAATCTCCGGTTTAA